The Sphingobium sp. BYY-5 genome contains a region encoding:
- a CDS encoding M20/M25/M40 family metallo-hydrolase: protein MTMRGALMGVALLVLPQGVQAAADAGTAKDILMRSIAHRTVEGAGQVPGLANYYAGVLKTAGFADGDIVITPMGETATLAATIKGSDPKLKPLALIGHMDVVAANRADWTRDPFVPVEENGYIFGRGAEDNKYDVAMMVATLAHLKKEGWKPRRTVILLLSGDEETGMVTTRALAMQYRDVELLLNGDGGGGLLNDAGKPVLYQLQAGEKTYADFEIGFTDAGGHSSAPTPDNPIYRLAKAIDRIVAYQFPPMRNELTRASLALSADRMDGEVGQAMRRFAETGDPAAADLLSSRPEFIGQVRTTCVATMAQAGHALNALPQSAKVSVNCRIFPGVPIADVKAQLVKVIADPTATVTTLNDPTGSDASPLRADVVKAVREAVTARAPGVTVMPGMSAGATDSLYFRALGVPSYGVSSLFMKAEDGFAHGLNERVPVAGIGASLEQWDRVVRALAR from the coding sequence ATGACGATGCGGGGCGCATTGATGGGGGTGGCGCTGCTGGTCCTGCCGCAGGGCGTGCAGGCGGCGGCGGATGCGGGGACGGCGAAGGATATTCTCATGCGCTCCATCGCTCATCGCACCGTGGAGGGGGCGGGGCAGGTGCCCGGACTGGCTAATTATTATGCTGGCGTGCTCAAGACGGCGGGCTTTGCCGACGGGGACATCGTCATCACGCCGATGGGCGAGACGGCGACCCTGGCGGCGACGATCAAGGGCAGCGACCCGAAGCTGAAGCCCCTGGCCCTGATCGGCCATATGGATGTGGTGGCGGCGAACCGCGCCGACTGGACCCGCGATCCCTTCGTCCCGGTGGAGGAGAATGGCTATATTTTCGGGCGCGGGGCGGAGGATAATAAATATGATGTCGCGATGATGGTCGCGACCCTGGCGCACCTGAAGAAGGAAGGCTGGAAGCCGCGCCGCACCGTCATCCTGCTGCTGTCGGGGGATGAGGAGACCGGCATGGTCACGACCAGGGCGCTCGCGATGCAATATCGGGACGTCGAATTGCTGCTGAACGGCGATGGCGGCGGCGGGCTGCTCAACGACGCGGGCAAGCCCGTTCTCTACCAGTTGCAGGCGGGCGAGAAGACCTATGCCGATTTCGAGATCGGCTTCACCGATGCGGGCGGCCATTCGAGCGCGCCGACGCCGGACAATCCCATCTACCGGCTGGCGAAGGCGATCGACCGGATCGTCGCCTATCAGTTTCCGCCCATGCGCAACGAATTGACCAGGGCGTCGCTGGCGCTGTCCGCCGACCGGATGGACGGCGAGGTGGGGCAGGCGATGCGGCGCTTTGCCGAAACGGGCGATCCGGCCGCCGCCGACCTGCTCTCCTCCCGGCCGGAGTTCATCGGGCAGGTGCGCACGACATGCGTCGCAACCATGGCGCAGGCGGGCCATGCGCTCAACGCCCTGCCGCAAAGCGCGAAGGTCAGCGTCAATTGCCGCATCTTCCCCGGCGTGCCGATCGCGGACGTCAAGGCGCAACTGGTGAAGGTGATCGCTGATCCGACCGCAACAGTCACGACTTTGAACGATCCGACCGGCAGCGATGCCTCGCCGCTGCGGGCCGATGTGGTGAAGGCGGTCAGGGAAGCCGTGACGGCACGTGCGCCGGGTGTCACGGTGATGCCGGGCATGTCGGCCGGGGCCACCGACAGCCTCTATTTCCGGGCGCTGGGCGTGCCGAGCTATGGCGTTTCCAGCCTGTTCATGAAGGCTGAGGACGGTTTCGCCCACGGCCTGAACGAGCGGGTGCCGGTAGCGGGCATAGGTGCGTCGCTGGAGCAATGGGACCGGGTCGTCCGGGCGCTGGCGAGGTAG
- the leuA gene encoding 2-isopropylmalate synthase, producing MMLTDPTQKYRAFPQVDLPNRQWPSNVITKAPRWLSTDMRDGNQSLIDPMNAEKKRRFFDLLLKVGVKEIEVGFPAAGATEFDFISSLVRDGAIPDDVFPQVLTQARADLIATTFESLRGAKKAIVHVYNAISPAWRNIVFQMERPEIRAIAVNAAKLLRDHAAKQPDTDWHFEYSPETFSTAELDFSLECCEAVMDILQPTLERPLILNLPATVECATPNIYADQIEWICRNISRRDSVVISLHTHNDRGTGVAAAELGIMAGADRVEGCLFGNGERTGNCDLVTVALNMYTQGINPELDFSDIDEVIQTVEYCNQLPVHPRHPYAGELVFTAFSGSHQDAIKKGFAAQEARNDQIWNVPYLPIDPKDLGRDYEAVIRVNSQSGKGGVAWVLQQDKGYKLPKKMQADFSKVVQAFADQSSRELNAADISTAFEEHYCLTDDQPYALIDYQEGGAAGDRIFTGKIAHQGGERSISGRGNGLISSVLAALRDELGVELEIADYSEHAIGAGTNVNAAAYVECRTPDGRTVFGIGTDSDVATASVKAVLSAANGIAVRG from the coding sequence ATGATGCTGACCGACCCCACGCAGAAATACCGCGCCTTCCCGCAGGTGGATCTGCCCAATCGCCAATGGCCGTCCAACGTCATCACGAAGGCGCCCCGCTGGCTGTCGACCGACATGCGCGATGGCAACCAGTCGCTGATCGATCCGATGAACGCCGAAAAGAAGCGCCGCTTCTTCGACCTGCTGCTCAAGGTCGGCGTCAAGGAGATCGAAGTCGGCTTCCCGGCGGCCGGCGCGACCGAATTCGATTTCATTTCCAGCCTGGTCCGCGACGGCGCGATCCCCGACGATGTATTCCCGCAGGTGCTGACGCAGGCGCGCGCCGACCTGATCGCCACCACCTTCGAAAGCCTGCGCGGCGCGAAGAAGGCGATCGTCCATGTCTACAACGCGATTTCGCCCGCCTGGCGCAACATCGTGTTCCAGATGGAGCGGCCGGAGATCCGGGCGATTGCGGTCAACGCCGCCAAGCTGCTGCGCGATCATGCCGCCAAGCAGCCCGACACCGATTGGCATTTCGAATATTCGCCCGAAACCTTCTCCACCGCGGAGCTGGATTTCAGCCTGGAATGCTGTGAAGCGGTGATGGACATTCTCCAGCCGACGCTGGAGCGGCCGCTGATCCTGAACCTGCCCGCCACCGTCGAGTGCGCCACCCCCAATATCTATGCCGACCAGATCGAATGGATCTGCCGCAATATCTCCAGGCGCGACAGCGTGGTGATATCGCTGCACACGCATAACGACCGGGGCACCGGCGTCGCGGCGGCGGAACTGGGCATCATGGCGGGCGCGGATCGCGTCGAAGGATGCCTGTTCGGCAATGGCGAGCGCACCGGCAATTGCGACCTGGTGACGGTCGCGCTCAACATGTACACGCAGGGCATCAACCCGGAACTGGATTTCAGCGACATCGACGAGGTCATCCAGACCGTCGAATATTGCAACCAGTTGCCCGTCCACCCGCGCCATCCCTATGCCGGCGAACTGGTGTTCACCGCCTTTTCGGGCAGCCATCAGGACGCGATCAAGAAGGGCTTTGCCGCGCAGGAAGCCCGCAACGACCAGATTTGGAACGTCCCCTATCTGCCGATCGACCCCAAGGATCTGGGCCGCGACTATGAAGCGGTCATCCGCGTCAATTCGCAGTCGGGCAAGGGCGGCGTCGCCTGGGTGCTGCAACAGGACAAGGGCTATAAGCTGCCCAAGAAGATGCAGGCGGACTTTTCGAAGGTGGTGCAGGCATTTGCCGACCAGTCGAGCCGCGAACTCAATGCCGCCGACATTTCCACCGCGTTCGAAGAGCATTATTGCCTGACCGACGACCAGCCTTATGCGCTGATCGACTATCAGGAAGGCGGCGCGGCGGGCGATCGCATCTTCACCGGCAAGATCGCCCATCAGGGTGGCGAGCGCTCCATTTCCGGGCGCGGCAACGGCCTCATCTCCTCGGTTCTGGCCGCGCTGCGCGACGAACTGGGCGTGGAGTTGGAGATCGCCGATTATAGCGAACATGCGATCGGCGCGGGTACGAATGTGAACGCCGCCGCCTATGTCGAATGCCGTACCCCCGACGGCCGCACTGTCTTCGGCATCGGCACCGACAGCGACGTAGCGACCGCATCAGTCAAGGCCGTGCTCTCCGCCGCGAACGGGATTGCGGTGCGGGGCTGA